The following are from one region of the Meleagris gallopavo isolate NT-WF06-2002-E0010 breed Aviagen turkey brand Nicholas breeding stock chromosome 21, Turkey_5.1, whole genome shotgun sequence genome:
- the LOC109363681 gene encoding lysophosphatidic acid receptor 1-B-like: MFEANGYRLNLGFSTMNGYSNCSANHTEIWSRNLVLALGIPQLTINIASVIFNCTAIITRKATKDLHKPISILFCNLAFSDLFTSFSGFWISMLFITKPDDTIFGSKDMLAPYALYTTSILSTIYNLVSIGIERYLAVAESIRTRFRIARNHSIAVVLINWVLAFFLGCLPLMGWNCLHTGKNLSVLYSPFCVDYLIFITTPNVVAAFIVPLFTYLRIIMILRKRKLRMKACGQAIGTYKSAEIQVARTSIFIWLLALVSYAPLFAGVIFDAINHQCPLDLYPSVYIFRNCTAMLITMNCLGNPIIYTLKTKTLGAKLKSLKCLSGKRLQACTIANI, encoded by the coding sequence ATGTTCGAAGCAAATGGTTACCGCTTGAATCTAGGATTTTCCACCATGAATGGATACTCAAACTGTTCTGCTAACCATACGGAAATTTGGAGTCGTAATTTAGTACTTGCACTGGGCATCCCTCAGCTGACCATTAACATAGCATCTGTGATCTTCAACTGCACAGCCATCATTACCAGAAAGGCAACAAAGGATCTGCACAAGCCTATCTCTATACTCTTCTGCAATTTGGCTTTTTCTGATCTCTTCACaagtttttctggtttttggaTTTCGATGCTGTTCATCACCAAACCTGACGACACAATCTTTGGATCTAAGGATATGCTTGCACCTTATGCCTTATATACTACATCTATTCTATCCACCATCTATAACTTGGTAAGCATTGGAATTGAACGCTACCTGGCCGTGGCTGAGAGTATTAGGACAAGGTTCAGGATTGCTAGAAACCATTCCATAGCTGTAGTTTTAATTAACTGGGTCCTCGCTTTCTTTCTGGGCTGCTTGCCATTGATGGGGTGGAACTGCTTGCACACAGGAAAAAATCTCTCAGTCCTCTACAGTCCGTTTTGTGTTGACTACCTTATCTTCATCACCACTCCCAATGTTGTGGCAGCTTTTATTGTTCCTCTGTTCACCTACCTTAGAATCATTATGatcctgaggaaaagaaagctgagaatGAAAGCGTGTGGACAAGCTATCGGTACCTACAAATCAGCTGAAATCCAGGTTGCCAGAACTAGTATTTTTATATGGCTCCTGGCATTGGTGTCCTACGCTCCTCTTTTTGCAGGAGTCATCTTTGATGCAATAAACCACCAGTGCCCCCTCGATCTCTACCCAAGCGTCTACATCTTCCGAAACTGCACAGCTATGCTGATAACCATGAACTGTTTGGGAAATCCCATCATATATACACTGAAAACCAAAACCCTAGGGGCTAAACTCAAgtctctgaaatgcctttctgGCAAACGTCTCCAAGCCTGCACCATCGCGAACATCTAA